The genomic window TCGCGCAGCTCGACGATCAACCGCTCCGCCGTCTTCTTGCCGATGCCCGGGATCGACACCAACCGCGCCAGATCGCTGGCCTCGAGCGCCGCTTTGACTTCGCTCCAGGGCATCCCGGACAAGATGTTGAGCGCCAGGCGCGGGCCGATGCCGGAGACTCCTATCAGCAGGGTGAACAGCCGGCGCTCGTCGGTGCTGGTGAAACCGAACAGTTCGATGGCGTTCTCGCGCACGTTGGTGTGAATGACCAACTGCACCGGCTCGCCGGCGGCGGGCAGTTGGTAGAGGCAGTTGAGCGAAACGAACACCTGATAGCCCACGCCGCCGACATCGACGATGAGGTATTCGGGCGACTTGTGCGCCAGTGTGCCGGCCAGTTGTGCGATCATCGCCTACCCGGCCTACCTGGCCTACCTGCCAAACTCAGCCAACGCCGCCCGCGGCCGCGGCGGCGGGCGCGCACCAGTTGCACCAGCTTGTCATCGCCCACATGTTCGGAGAGCCGGCGCGCGTGAAGGTAACAAATCGCCGCCGCCAGCGCGTCGGCCTGGTCAGGGGTAACTTCGCCATCGAGCGCCAGTAAGCGACAGACCATATTCTGTACCTGCTCCTTGGTGGCGCGGCCGGTTCCCACCACCGCAACTTTGATCTCCGCCGGGCTGTATTCTCCGATCGGGATGCCCGCACGCGCCCCGGCCGCCAGCACCACACCGCGGGCTTCACCCAAGCGGAACGCGCTCTGCACATTGGCGGCTACGAAACTCTTCTCCAGGCACAGCGCGGCGGGCGAGAAGCGGGTCAACACTTCGTCGATCTGTTTCAAGATGGCCGCCAGGCGCGCGGCCAAGACGCCCCGCACACGCACCACGCCACCGGCCACGCGCACCAAGCGCGTGCCGCGCTCCTCCACCACTCCCCAGCCCGTCGTTACCGTGCCGGGATCAATCCCGAGCACTCGCATGTCTGCTTACTACATCGAAAGGGCGGGACCTCGCCACTGTTGCCGGCGGTTTTCGCGGCGACACCCACTTCCGCAATCGGCTCCTAAGCGGCACTCAGCCGCTCCAGCTCCTCTTGCGCGATGTCG from Deltaproteobacteria bacterium includes these protein-coding regions:
- the ruvA gene encoding Holliday junction branch migration protein RuvA, which encodes MIAQLAGTLAHKSPEYLIVDVGGVGYQVFVSLNCLYQLPAAGEPVQLVIHTNVRENAIELFGFTSTDERRLFTLLIGVSGIGPRLALNILSGMPWSEVKAALEASDLARLVSIPGIGKKTAERLIVELRDRVKLLAETPAAAGSRADGVELEAVSALVNLGYRRPEAERAVKSARDGGARELEKVIRLALQRLSG
- the ruvC gene encoding crossover junction endodeoxyribonuclease RuvC: MRVLGIDPGTVTTGWGVVEERGTRLVRVAGGVVRVRGVLAARLAAILKQIDEVLTRFSPAALCLEKSFVAANVQSAFRLGEARGVVLAAGARAGIPIGEYSPAEIKVAVVGTGRATKEQVQNMVCRLLALDGEVTPDQADALAAAICYLHARRLSEHVGDDKLVQLVRARRRGRGRRWLSLAGRPGRPGRR